A segment of the Candidatus Nitrososphaera gargensis Ga9.2 genome:
AAAAGCTGTGGCGTAACAAGGCAAGAAAGCAGTGGAACGTCGAAGACTTGCGCTAGGCGATGTCAAGGGCCTGCATAAGCTCGACCGTCAATTCTTCCTTTTTTCTGCGTCTGTATTCTGCCTTCATTTTATATTCATGTTGTTGGTCTTTGGAATGTTCCTTCCAAACTCACTGTACCCGACCAGCTCGCAAAAATCGGCTATTCTTTCCATCGCAGGGGTCAAGTTATCAGATGTCATATCCGGTCCTCGTATCGCAGCTCGTAATACCTGCTGGGCCCAAACACACACATCATAAATGTCGACTATTACGAGGAGAATTCGGCCAGACAGATCGTCTTGCATAACTTTATGCATGCATCAGTATAAAGCGATATATGAGCGTCTGCCTTCTGTCGAAAGCATCAGGCGCATCCCGGTCGTCAAGAAAAAGATGTTCTCTACCCAGACGCCAAGCAGACGCGTTATTTCATGCCCTGATCATCAATAATTACAAATAATGTCATTATCATCTACAGCTGGAATGCTATATAATGATGCCAGACTCGATTGATGCCATTTTGCAGCTGCCACAGCGCAAGTTGGTAGTCGCACAAAACGATGTCTACCTTGACAAGCAGGTAAAAAATGAAATTTTCATCCTTATGGTTGAAGAGTCAAAGGGCTCGGCTGGCGGAAGGGCTGCCGGCTCTGGCCATCGCCGGGTTGAAAGAATTTACGGCTTTGCCTGCGATGGAGGCATATGTACGAAATTCTTTGAGAGCGGCGAGCAGGACAAGGTAGATCAATTTGACATCCCCTATAGCGCAGTTGCAATGGATATCAGGCTCTCCGATGGCAGGCCGTACGTGGTACAGGGCATAGTGGACCCAGACTTTGTGGCGTCCTATCGCTCGGTGATAAGCAATCTAAAATAGGCTTTCCCGCCAAGCTGGTACCGATGTCAGAGGATCATCACCAGCGGCTAGAGCAGACCGCTTCGGCAATAGAAGACCTGCTATACATGGAAGTCATTAAGCTGGGCGACGAGCAAGACAAGGCTTTGCTGTCACCACACTTCTCAATCGTAGTTTCAAACGTGATGGCGAATATGAAGCTCAATGAAGATGCCGGCAGCAGCGACACCATGAAGCTGATGTACTATTCACTCCTGATCTACATGAACGAGCACCTAAAGATGCCCAAGCCGCTCATTATGGCGCTTGGAAACGATCTCGAGAAAAACCGCGAGAGCATGGAAAGCGGCAAGCTGATCACCACATATGTCGCGGTCCTGTCGGAGATATGGGCCCAGAACCGCCGGCAGGCAAACAACAACAAATAGTGCTATTGTAGGCTTTTTCTTCAAAAGCCTCTCTGGCGGCACGCTTTTAAGTCGAAGGGATGTACCTATCTTTCATCGATGCTGAGACGATCGCTCAAGCCTGCATTAATAGAGTCGATACCTGTGCTTAGGAGGTCAAAGCCAAAGGTATGGGTGGAAGCCTATGGCTGCTCGGCAAGCATGGCCGATTCTGAAATGATAAGTGGGCTGTTGAAGGGTGCTGGGTATGAAATCGCAAGCAAGCAAAGCGAAGGCGCGCTCAACCTGATTGTCACATGCTCTGTCAAGGACACAACCGAGCACCGAATGGTCAGCAGGATAAAAGCAATGAGCAAGTCGGGCAAGCCGCTGGTTGTTGCAGGCTGCCTGCCAAAAGCAGATAGGGCAAAGGTCGAATCATTGAATTCTTTGGCAAGCCTGCTTGGGCCGCACTCGATCGAAAAGGCGGTCGATGTCGTGGGCTCTGCCCTTGCAGGTGGCAGACTTGTCGCGCTTGAGGACTCTGTAGCTGACAAGGTCAACATTCCAAGGGTGAGGCTCAACCCCATGGTCAGCATCGTTGAGATAGCAAGCGGCTGCATGAGCGAATGCACGTTCTGCCAGACAAAGATCGCCAAGGGATGGCTCAGGAGCTACCGCATCGGCGACATCATGAGGCAGATCAAGGCCGACATCAATGCCGGCTGCAAAGAGGTCTGGCTAGCGTCAACCGACAACGGCTGCTACGGCAAGGACATGGGCACAGATCTGGTCGAGCTTCTCAGGGCATGCTGCTCTATAGAAGGAGATTTCAAGATCCGGCTGGGCATGATGAATCCAATGTACGTGCCAGAGATGCTGAACAGGATGGTCGATGTATTTTACGAGAACGAGAAGCTCTTCAGGTTCCTCCACATCCCTGTTGAAAGCGGGAGCGATAGGGTATTGAGAAAGATGAAGCGCGGCCATACCACCAAGACATTTCTGGATGCAGTGCAGGCTTTTCGGAGCAAGATCCCGGAAATGACAATCTCGACAGACGTCATCGTAGGCTTTCCTTCAGAAACCGAGGACGATTTCAAAGAAACCCTCGATCTCGTCGAGAGGGCCGAACCGGACATTGTCAACATCTCGCGCTATAGTGCGCGGCCGGGCACAGAGGCCGCAAAATGGAAGGGCATGAGGGTCAGCTCTCAGGTAGCTAAGGAAAGGTCGGAGCGCCTTCACGTTCTGGCAAAAAAGGTTGCGAAAAAGCGCAATTCGCTGTGGCAGGGGTGGCAGGGCGAAATAATTATCGACGAAATGGGCAAGGTAGTGCAGGGCAGGAATTATGCATACAAGCCGGTCGTCGTCCTGTCATCAAACCTTGGCAAGGTTTCGCTTGGCGATAGAAAGCGCGTACAAGTTTATGATTTTTCCAACTTTTCGTTAAAGGCAAGGATAGTAATTTAAACGAGCTCAACTTTGTTAGGCCACGCGTAGCTTATGGTTAATCACCAAAGCTTTTTAACATGAGCCCTGTATTTGTGTGCGGGGAGCTCGGGGGATCAACGATGAGCGATCTTTTGATCAAGAATCCAGTGCTGCTGGTAGGCATAGGTGGCGCCGGAAGTAAAATTGCGACTGCGGCAAGCGCCGCTCTTGGCTGCAAGTGCCTGTTGATAAGCAACGACAAGAAAGATTTGATCCACAATGAGAAGTGCACTGCCGTTTATGTTGATTCTGGCGAATGGGTCAATCCCTCAAGCCTAAAACTGCGCTCCTTTGTTGAAGCACACCGCAAGGAGATGGTAGCTGCGATGAACGGCTATTCGACCGTAATCATTGTCTCAAATTTGGCAGGACGTGCCGGCACTGCAATGGCTCCGCTGGTGTGCAGAATGGCAAAAGAATTAAGCACTGTAATCTCGATCGCAATCATGCCCTTCAAGTTTGAGAAGGACCGCATTTTCAATTCTGGCACTGCGTTGAGAAGGGTGCGCGAAACATCTGACTCGACCATTGTGATGGACAACGACGCATTCCTTGACAACAACCCAGAGCTTTCTCAAGAGGAATGCTTCTCAATCACAAACAGTGCCATAGTCGAGGTCATATCCTCGATATCGAGTGGAACCGTGAGGCCGGCGCTGAACATACTGTGCACGAGCAGGCCAAGCCACAGCTCAGAGTCCTCCCTCCGCGACTCTGTGGCAATGCTGTATGACGCCGTTCCAGACGCAGGCTCGGTAAAGAGGGCGATGGTCTATGTGATGGGCGGCGACAGGGTTCCTATCGGTGATCTGAACAAGATTGTGGGCTATGTGCAGGGCATATTTCAGGAGGAAGGCACAACCGAAGTCGCAATGTCATCGATGGCCGCAGCCGACGGCGTGCGCGTCCACCTTGTTGCGTCCACTCCTCAAAAGACAAGGTTTGACCGCTACGACCCACTGGGCGACATCATTCCAGACGTCTTGGACTGGGACGAACCGGACTCTGCGCCTGACATCAAGCTGGCGATGATACCGGCGATCGAATAGGTTATTATTGTAAGAAACTACAAGAGCTGGTGCCATGATATCATGTGGCTGCAGGTGCATAGTGTGCAAGAGCCAGCAGCTGACAAGCCACAGCTTTGTCGCGCCTGACGGCTACGACGACATACACCATACATGCAAGTCGTGCGGCACACACTTTAATCACCTAGATGGCGAGACATACGCAAAATGCGAAATCTGCAAGTTTCCTTAACTATTTGTCACTTACGCGATGCCACAGGTTGCCATAGGAAACGATTAACCCAGATTCGTCAACTTCAAGCTGAGCCTGATATCCAGTCGATAAAGATTCATCTACCTGTAATGCCTGCGATCGATTCCAGTGTACCTTTGTTGCAGCCATTCTAGCGTCAAACTTGGGAAATGAACCCAGACAGCGTCCACCTGTTGCGATTTGCCATCTTCCAAACAAAGCCGTCTGATCGGAAGTGTATTGGTGGCAGGCGTAACCTCTAGGTCAACATCATGTATTCCTGCGGCAAAGGGAATCGTGATTCTTTTTGTTTTTCAGACCTGTTTGCTGCTTATTCTGAGAGTCGGATGTGTTGTACTACCTGACCTTTTCTGGCGAATGTGGCAACTCTTGTTTTCCACTGCCTGTCGCATTCTATCTTGTAGGCAACCTGCGTAGGTAATCCTTCGAGTAACGGGACTATGTTGCCTTCAAGAACAAACTTGTTGCCATTAGCTGTTAGATTAAAGTATTCCTGCGGCTATCTTTGCTTTCTCACAAGATCGTTCTCATATACTTTTTTATCACGAACTGCTCGCATCAAGCTAATTTTACCGATCTACTAATTTCTTGTGATACATACTCTTACACGGCTGATCTTCAACCAGCTTGATGTCTTTCATCTTTCTCTTGTCGTAAACAGTCTGGAGAAATTTGTAGCAGACAGGGCAGACTTCGATCATCAGAGTCATCCGAGGGTCGGACGGGTTAAAAGTCTAGCTGGAGGCAAAAATATCATAAAGGATCATGTAATTTCATGCAGTCGCTTATATAACGCCTGCAAATTATTTTAATGACATGATGATTCGCGCAGATCGTTTAAGAGCATCAACGACAAAGATAAGCAGGCTATTGCGTAGATCCGGCAAGTGTTTGTGCGGTCATCAAAAGGACTACCATATTAACGGAAGCAAGAAATGCATGTTTGGAGTCTGCCCGTGCCGAGGCTATGCAAAAAAGCCTAACTAGTCTGTGACTT
Coding sequences within it:
- a CDS encoding tRNA (N(6)-L-threonylcarbamoyladenosine(37)-C(2))-methylthiotransferase; translation: MLRRSLKPALIESIPVLRRSKPKVWVEAYGCSASMADSEMISGLLKGAGYEIASKQSEGALNLIVTCSVKDTTEHRMVSRIKAMSKSGKPLVVAGCLPKADRAKVESLNSLASLLGPHSIEKAVDVVGSALAGGRLVALEDSVADKVNIPRVRLNPMVSIVEIASGCMSECTFCQTKIAKGWLRSYRIGDIMRQIKADINAGCKEVWLASTDNGCYGKDMGTDLVELLRACCSIEGDFKIRLGMMNPMYVPEMLNRMVDVFYENEKLFRFLHIPVESGSDRVLRKMKRGHTTKTFLDAVQAFRSKIPEMTISTDVIVGFPSETEDDFKETLDLVERAEPDIVNISRYSARPGTEAAKWKGMRVSSQVAKERSERLHVLAKKVAKKRNSLWQGWQGEIIIDEMGKVVQGRNYAYKPVVVLSSNLGKVSLGDRKRVQVYDFSNFSLKARIVI
- a CDS encoding FtsZ/tubulin family protein, with amino-acid sequence MSPVFVCGELGGSTMSDLLIKNPVLLVGIGGAGSKIATAASAALGCKCLLISNDKKDLIHNEKCTAVYVDSGEWVNPSSLKLRSFVEAHRKEMVAAMNGYSTVIIVSNLAGRAGTAMAPLVCRMAKELSTVISIAIMPFKFEKDRIFNSGTALRRVRETSDSTIVMDNDAFLDNNPELSQEECFSITNSAIVEVISSISSGTVRPALNILCTSRPSHSSESSLRDSVAMLYDAVPDAGSVKRAMVYVMGGDRVPIGDLNKIVGYVQGIFQEEGTTEVAMSSMAAADGVRVHLVASTPQKTRFDRYDPLGDIIPDVLDWDEPDSAPDIKLAMIPAIE
- a CDS encoding putative glycolipid-binding domain-containing protein; the encoded protein is MTIPFAAGIHDVDLEVTPATNTLPIRRLCLEDGKSQQVDAVWVHFPSLTLEWLQQRYTGIDRRHYR